The following coding sequences are from one Polypterus senegalus isolate Bchr_013 unplaced genomic scaffold, ASM1683550v1 scaffold_2891, whole genome shotgun sequence window:
- the LOC120520408 gene encoding galactose mutarotase-like, translated as MTRVTKEAFGSVLGAGTVDRFRLESEGVTVEILTLGCIISALNTRDRNGRSDDIVLGFDTLEGYLTNPRYFGAVVGRVANRIAKGKFTVDEKEYQLAINNGPNALHGGPTGFHQFSVVATCATTP; from the exons ATGACCCGAGTTACAAAGGAGGCGTTTGGCAGCGTCCTTGGAGCTGGCACCGTGGACAGATTCCGATTAGAGTCCGAGGGGGTGACCGTGGAAATTCTCACGCTTGGCTGCATAATCAGCGCATTAAATACCCGAGACAGGAACGGCAGGAGCGACGACATCGTCCTGGGCTTCGATACGTTAGAAG GTTATCTGACAAACCCTCGCTACTTTGGAGCTGTTGTCGGCcgtgttgccaacagaatcgccAAGGGCAAGTTCACCGTTGATGAGAAGGAGTACCAGCTCGCTATCAATAATGGACCCAACGCCCTTCATGGGGGACCCACAGGCTTTCACCAG